In the Streptomyces fradiae ATCC 10745 = DSM 40063 genome, one interval contains:
- a CDS encoding glycosyltransferase 87 family protein produces MTATATARTRVRSLPLAALGTCLLSFACFWVAQRAAHVSMLDLSVYRAEGATALAGGDLYAMRATSANLPMTYPPFAALLFTPLTLVGVPEMRTLATLLNLLLLVALARLSLRLVVSLGPAAPLRGGAFWTRPGAALWLAAVLVWCEPVWQTFRYGQINLLMAVAVLWDLTRRADSRWVGVGLGLATAVKLTPGLFVVLLFVVGVLRARGDGWAAWSSWASWRNEWLRRATRATMAFLLVTVVSAVVLPDDSRRFWTEMIFETGRVGRTEETANQSLSGVLARLLHTTDPGLWWVVAAAVVGVAGLAVAALAALRGDRPVAVVACAVTALLVSPISWSHHWVWCVPALVLLATRVRPRWTAGVALVFGSFALWWVPHAPAPVRLELHQNGWQMLASGLYTLLGLALLGLFAVWAVRTPAGDRRVDAAPAGGGRG; encoded by the coding sequence GTGACCGCGACCGCGACCGCCCGCACCCGCGTCCGGAGCCTGCCGCTGGCCGCTCTGGGCACCTGTCTGCTGTCCTTCGCCTGCTTCTGGGTGGCGCAGCGGGCGGCCCATGTGTCGATGCTGGACCTGTCGGTGTACCGGGCCGAGGGGGCGACCGCCCTGGCGGGCGGCGACCTGTACGCGATGCGCGCCACGTCGGCGAACCTCCCGATGACGTATCCGCCGTTCGCCGCGCTGCTGTTCACACCGCTGACCCTGGTCGGCGTGCCGGAGATGCGGACGCTGGCCACGCTGCTGAACCTGCTGCTGCTGGTCGCGCTGGCGCGGCTGTCGCTGCGTCTGGTGGTGTCGCTCGGACCGGCCGCCCCGCTCCGGGGCGGGGCGTTCTGGACCCGGCCGGGGGCGGCCCTGTGGCTGGCGGCGGTCCTGGTGTGGTGCGAGCCGGTGTGGCAGACCTTCCGGTACGGGCAGATCAACCTGCTCATGGCGGTCGCGGTGCTGTGGGACCTGACGCGACGGGCGGACAGCCGCTGGGTCGGTGTGGGCCTGGGGCTCGCCACTGCGGTGAAGCTCACACCGGGGCTCTTCGTGGTGCTGCTGTTCGTCGTGGGGGTGCTGCGCGCTCGGGGCGACGGCTGGGCAGCGTGGTCGTCGTGGGCGTCGTGGCGGAACGAGTGGCTGCGCAGGGCCACGCGCGCGACGATGGCGTTCCTGCTGGTGACGGTGGTGTCCGCGGTGGTCCTGCCGGACGACTCGCGCCGCTTCTGGACCGAGATGATCTTCGAGACGGGGCGGGTGGGCCGCACCGAGGAGACCGCCAACCAGTCGCTGAGCGGGGTGCTGGCACGACTGCTCCACACGACCGACCCGGGGCTGTGGTGGGTGGTCGCGGCGGCCGTGGTGGGGGTCGCCGGGCTCGCCGTGGCGGCGCTGGCGGCGCTGCGCGGGGACCGGCCGGTGGCGGTGGTGGCGTGTGCCGTCACGGCCCTGCTGGTGAGCCCGATCTCGTGGTCGCACCACTGGGTGTGGTGCGTCCCGGCGCTGGTCCTTCTCGCCACGCGCGTGCGGCCCCGGTGGACGGCCGGGGTGGCGCTGGTGTTCGGGTCCTTCGCCCTGTGGTGGGTGCCGCACGCACCGGCTCCGGTGCGGCTCGAACTGCACCAGAACGGCTGGCAGATGCTCGCGTCCGGCCTCTACACGCTGCTGGGGCTGGCGCTGTTGGGCCTGTTCGCCGTATGGGCGGTCCGGACACCGGCCGGGGACCGGCGTGTTGACGCCGCACCGGCCGGTGGGGGTCGCGGATAG